From a single Bacillus sp. NEB1478 genomic region:
- a CDS encoding SDR family oxidoreductase produces the protein MILKNKTAVIYGASGAIGGAVARAFAREGAKVFMVGRTLKTLQQIAKEIINAGGFAEIAQIDALNENQVEEHLIEVFKNVGSIDISFNAIGLEDIQGLPLVEMNLEDYSRPIIKGIKAHFITATAAARHMVKNQSGVILAITAQASKKPCRDVGGFGVACAAIEGFCRQLAVEVGTKGVRVVCLRSSGSSDAPGVDEVFNYHANNAGITREAFEAGIAESTMLKRLPKLAEVANTAVLMASDYASAITGAIANVTCGEIAE, from the coding sequence TTGATACTAAAAAATAAGACAGCTGTAATATATGGAGCTAGCGGTGCGATAGGTGGCGCAGTTGCCCGAGCATTTGCAAGAGAGGGTGCGAAGGTTTTCATGGTTGGAAGGACCTTAAAAACTCTCCAACAAATAGCAAAAGAAATTATTAATGCTGGAGGATTCGCAGAGATAGCTCAAATTGATGCTTTGAATGAAAACCAGGTTGAGGAACATCTCATTGAAGTTTTTAAAAATGTAGGAAGCATAGATATATCTTTTAATGCAATTGGCTTAGAAGATATACAAGGGTTACCACTTGTAGAAATGAATCTGGAAGATTATTCTCGTCCCATAATAAAAGGGATAAAAGCACACTTTATAACTGCAACTGCTGCAGCACGTCATATGGTTAAGAACCAATCAGGAGTCATTCTTGCCATCACAGCACAAGCTTCAAAAAAACCTTGTCGTGATGTAGGAGGATTTGGTGTAGCATGCGCGGCAATTGAGGGTTTTTGCAGACAACTGGCAGTTGAAGTTGGCACAAAAGGTGTTCGTGTTGTCTGTTTAAGATCTTCTGGTTCCTCGGATGCCCCAGGGGTAGATGAAGTGTTTAACTATCATGCTAATAATGCCGGAATCACTCGTGAAGCATTTGAAGCCGGAATAGCCGAAAGTACAATGCTGAAACGACTGCCAAAGCTTGCCGAAGTAGCTAACACAGCGGTTTTAATGGCATCTGATTATGCTAGTGCAATAACTGGAGCTATTGCAAATGTTACCTGTGGAGAAATCGCGGAGTAG
- a CDS encoding AAA family ATPase produces the protein MKVQIIGGSGTGKSTLAKYISEKENIKWIDTDNYLWKDDSFLENNPIEKRIEMYQRDMFSNDSYIASGSVFMWCPEGFSNRDLLVFLSLDEEARMKRLRNREIERNSEMWLDENGEYTNDFLEWCKTYWSEEDKKMAGTYGEQSYQMTISKSPVLKLNGSQPLDELYAEIRRTVSKENG, from the coding sequence ATGAAAGTCCAAATAATTGGTGGATCAGGAACTGGCAAAAGCACTCTAGCAAAATATATCAGTGAAAAGGAAAATATCAAGTGGATAGATACCGATAATTATCTTTGGAAAGATGATTCTTTTTTAGAAAATAATCCAATTGAGAAACGGATTGAGATGTACCAAAGAGATATGTTTTCTAACGATAGTTATATAGCGTCTGGTTCCGTGTTTATGTGGTGTCCAGAAGGTTTTAGTAACCGTGACCTTTTAGTTTTTCTTTCACTTGATGAAGAAGCCCGTATGAAACGATTAAGGAACAGAGAAATCGAACGGAATAGTGAAATGTGGCTAGATGAAAATGGTGAGTATACAAATGACTTTTTAGAATGGTGTAAAACCTATTGGTCAGAAGAAGATAAGAAGATGGCAGGTACATATGGAGAACAATCCTATCAAATGACAATATCAAAGAGTCCTGTATTAAAACTCAACGGCTCGCAACCTCTTGATGAACTTTATGCTGAAATAAGAAGGACTGTGAGTAAAGAAAATGGCTAG